The sequence below is a genomic window from Trichocoleus desertorum ATA4-8-CV12.
CCAAGACAGATGTGATTCGAGAGTTCATTAGGTCGTTGGAGAAGTAGCCTACCTAGCTGTTCGTCTTCGACTCACCGCCTTATATCCCACCGAAGACAGCATGTGGGTTTTACGGCGATTTCTATAAGACTAAAGTCTAAAGCGATCGCTCACACATTATCCCTGACTCAAGCGTATATAAACTTGTACTGATGCTAGTTCCATTAACCCGCGAAAAGTTTGAACAACTGGTGCCGCTCGTGGCTACTTTTCCTCAGTACAAGTATCACTGGGGAAAGCTTTCAGATTTTTTGAAGCGATTACTCATTTCCGTCATCGGAATTGTAGTTGTCGCGATCACCCACTCCCTGATTGGTGAGGCTGGTGGAGTCATCCTTTTCTTTCTAGGAGTTGCCAGCAGCCTTTACTGGCTCTGGGCTCCCATTCTTTGGGCTACCCTCCGAAACCTGGAAGCTCGCAAACCCCGCCATAGTGGTTTTTGGCAAGGCCGCGTCCTAGATGCCTACGTCAGCGAAGAACTGATCGGTACGGAAGAGACCGTGAATAAGAAGGGAGAGTTGGTACTAGTCGAAAATCGCGAACGCCGTTTGAACTTAGAAGTAGGCGACGAAAGTGGATTTAGAATTCCAGTCCAGGTGCCTCTGCGCCGAGAGCACAAAGCCATTCGCCCCGATCAACCCGTCGAGATGGTGGTAATGTCCCACTTGCCTGACTTAAGTCGCATTGCCAAAGTCTCTGACATTTACATTCCAAGTCAAAATATCTGGGTCAGCGACTACCCCCAAGTGCAACGGGATAATTTTCTGGAAGTAAGCCGACGACTACGCTCTGAGCCCAAACCTCGCAGACCATCTCGTCGTCGCGCCGCCATGGATATCTAAACTTTGCGCCTTAGCCAATGCCAGAGTTGTCCTGACCGTAGGCTTTCCAGGCCAAATCCACTAAGCCATTCATAATTGCAGCAGCGACGACAGCACTGCCTTTACGCCCTTCAATGCGAATGTGAGGCACCAACGAATCTTGTAAACGCTGTTTGGTTACTTCAATATCGACAAATCCTGAAGGAGTGCCAACCACCAAAGCTGGGCGGATTTCTTCCGCTTCAATTAAATCCACAATGGCAGACAAGGCAGTTTGGGCCTGACCAATGACAAAAATGCCTTCTGGATAGCGTCGCGCTAGAGTTTCAATGCCCCATGCCGCACGAGTTCTATCTCGTTGGGGTCTCGTTAGGGCGTCCATGCTGCAATATACCGGGTTGGCAAACGTATTTTGGATGTTGGAAGTAATACCAACTTGCACCATTGGTACATCCACCACAATAGTGGTACGCGCTGCTAGAGCTGCGGCTCCTGCTTGCAGAGCTTGTTCCGAAAAGCGAATCAAGGATTTGTACTCAAAATCAGCAGTGGCATAAATCACTCGACGCACAATTTCATATTCAGCCGGGGAAAACGTGTGTTCACCTATTTCTCGGTCGATAATTCCTAAACTTTGAGCGTCCGTAATATGCCACTCCATGCCTAACTTATCCCTCAAATATAGTTTTCAGGGTTTGAGATAGTTATACACTCCTAAGCAGCCACACAGCGTAATTGCTGCATGACTGCTGCTGGCGAGCTAGGCGATCGCGTCGGTATTTCTATGTCTCAGCTGCTTGATATTAGTCTCTGTAAGAGGTTCCGTTCAATTTTACCGACAGTCAAGTCACCCAAAATTAACTCTCAGAGGTGGAAGACTGAGTAAACGTCGGTGATAGGTAGGCGACCAAAGCCCCTAGCATGAACCCCACTACATTGCGAAATAGGGGTAGCCACTCGGAGGTGCGGGTCACCACTGGGCCAATCCCAAAGGCAATAAACAAGATTCCCCACAAAGGCGAGAAGATTAAAGCCCATTGCCAAGCAAAAACTTGACCTTCTTTGCGGGGATGAGCTGCAAAGCCAAAGATCACGCCGCCCACGAGGGAGGTAATTAAGGTAAGAATCCACTGTTCTTGAGGTAAACCGGGCACAACTTGGCACCCACCTCGACGCAGGCAGGTTTTGACTGACTCTAGTGCTTGAATAATGGCTTGATCTTCGCCATTTTCTCGCACAAAGAATTGGTTGCCGTAGCGAGTTTGCAGCTCAATCCAGAAGGTACGCGGCATTAATTCATAAAAGGCATCCCCAACACTAAAGTTAAGGATGTTGCCACCCCGCGCATCAGCCACTAACAACACGCTCTTATCGTCTAAACCCCAGAAGTCCTTGACAGCCCGACCGGGAGTTTGGTCAAACTGAGTCAGAACTCGGAGTTTCCAGCCTGTCTCTGCTTCAAATGCCTCTAAATCTTTGGCCAGAGTTTCTTCTTGAACTCCAGTTAGGTTTTTCGCCAAGTCAATAACTGTAGTTGGCTCACTGGGCAACAACTGGGGATTGTCATAGGCTTGGGCTGCTGGCGCGATCGCCCAGATCGACAACGATAAGCAAAATGTGGCGAGGAAAGTGAGAAGCCGTCGCGGAGAAAGGTACTGCATTGGCAACGCTGGATTCAACCTTAATAAGTGGATGCTATGGGTGATGCTACAAATGAACAACAATCACCTATTTGTTTACACTTGTTTACTTTAATTTAATCTTACGGACTTGGGACGGAAGCCGTCAATTCTACCTGTCGCCTAAAAATCAGGAACTTTTCCGCAGTAACTGGGCTAAATCGGCAAATTATTCCAGCAATTGTGGCGAAACTTGTACTTTAATCGGGCTTGATCGCTAAATTCTGTAAAAACTGATGAAGTTAATGCTGCATCGGCAGAAACAACGAGTACTCTCAAATTAAGAAAACGTAGTGTTGCTTGCTACAAATGCGAGTCGTTTCTGCTGCCAGGGCACTATAAGGATCTGCGGTACTTAAATTTGCTCCCTGTCTGACTATGTCTACTACCCAGTCATTTCAGTCGTCTCATGCTCGGTCACGCTATCCGTATCAGCAGGCCACTTCTGCCCGAAGCAGCCGATCTGTTCGCTTGCAGGATAGTATTGATCCCCGGCGACGGCTGGAGTACGAAGCCGCGATCGCTAGCTGTGATCGAGCCATTGCACGACAACCAGATGATGTCAATGCCTGGTATGAGCGTGGACAGGCACAAGCAAATTTAGGCTCTTATGTAGAGGCGATCGCCAGCTTGAACAAAGCTCTAGCCCTAAAACCTCAGCATACGGCTGCTTTAGTATTTCGAGCCGTAGCGTTTATCCACCTGAGTTGCTATGAAGAAGCTTTACTCAGCTGCAATACCGTTCTGGCCATTCAACCTCATCACTCAGAAGCTTGGTTGTTTCGTGGAGTAGCCTTGCGTTCTTTACACCGCTACCAAGCAGCCTACGCTAGTTACGACAACGCCTTAGGAATTCGCAGACCTTCCCTTTGGCAAAATATTTCAAGAATTCTAGGATGCTTCGCGAGTCGCAACCGTCAACCCTAAGGTTTGATAAGAGTCAGTAGAAGTAGAATAGGATTGAGTGCATTCGAGGGCCAGCTTTCTGGTTACATAAGTCTATAGAAACGATTTACGGCAATCTTCAAGGTCTAAAATCCAGTCAGCTTAAGCAGCTGCAACGTTTGTACCATCAGCGGCTACCGGGCGATCGCCTCACCACATCCGAATTTGCCCAACGACTGGCCGCGATTAGTACAGACCTTAACCAACCTGTTTGTGTTTATATCAATCGTCGAGGTCAGGTCATCCGGGTAGGAGTCGGTACCCCACGACAAACTCAGATTCCACCTCTAGAACTGCCTCGTTATGGAGCCGAGCGTCTCAGTGGCATTCGCTGCTTGGCAACCCAATTAAAAATTGAGCCTCCGAACGAAGCGGCTTTGACAGCGATGGCAATTCAGCGGCTCGATAGCTTGGTGGTGCTTACCTTGTCGGGCGCAGGATTTGAGCGGCGTGGCGGCGGAGCCACTGGATATGTCAAACACGCTTATTTAGCGCATTTAGTCCCCGACTCAGCCGCTAATTGGACTGTTTCATCACCCACCAAGCTGGATGATTTAGCCGATCAAGACTTTCTGGATTTAGTAGAAAATTTAGAAGCCGAGTTTCAGCGTGAGTACGTTGCCCAGCAAGTCGATCGCGATCACGATCAAGTATTGATTGTGGGCTTAATGACTGATGAGCGAAAATCTCAACGCTTCCAGGATGGCCTAGTCGAACTAACTCGCCTGATAGAAACTGCGGGCGGCACGGTTGTAGAAACCCTCACCCAAAAGCGCTCTCGCCCCCATCCGCAAACTGTCGTCGGTGAAGGTAAAGTGCAAGAAATTGCGCTCGCTGCTCAGACAGTGGGTGCAAATCTAATCGCTTTTGATCGCGACCTGCATCCTGCCCAAATCCGCAACTTGGAAACTCAAATCGGCATTCGGGTGGTCGATCGCACCGAAGTCATTTTAGATATTTTTGCCCAGCGGGCTCAGTCTAGAGCCGGGAAGTTGCAAGTAGAGTTGGCGCAGTTAGAATACATGCTGCCGCGTTTGATTGGACGAGGACAAGCCATGTCGCGCTTGGGAGGTGGCATTGGTACCAGAGGCCCAGGTGAAACCAAGCTAGAAACCGAGCGTCGTGGCATTCAAAGGCGAATCTCGCGATTGCAACAAGAAGTGAACCAATTGCAAGCTCACCGTTCTCGACTACGGCAACGTCGCCAGCACCGAGAAGTCCCATCGATCGCGATCGTAGGTTATACCAACGCTGGCAAGTCTACGCTATTAAACACATTGACCAATGCGGAAGTATATACCGCAGATCAGCTCTTCGCGACCCTTGACCCTACCACCCGACGGTTAATCATCCAAGACGTAGTGA
It includes:
- a CDS encoding precorrin-8X methylmutase, producing MEWHITDAQSLGIIDREIGEHTFSPAEYEIVRRVIYATADFEYKSLIRFSEQALQAGAAALAARTTIVVDVPMVQVGITSNIQNTFANPVYCSMDALTRPQRDRTRAAWGIETLARRYPEGIFVIGQAQTALSAIVDLIEAEEIRPALVVGTPSGFVDIEVTKQRLQDSLVPHIRIEGRKGSAVVAAAIMNGLVDLAWKAYGQDNSGIG
- a CDS encoding TPM domain-containing protein — protein: MQYLSPRRLLTFLATFCLSLSIWAIAPAAQAYDNPQLLPSEPTTVIDLAKNLTGVQEETLAKDLEAFEAETGWKLRVLTQFDQTPGRAVKDFWGLDDKSVLLVADARGGNILNFSVGDAFYELMPRTFWIELQTRYGNQFFVRENGEDQAIIQALESVKTCLRRGGCQVVPGLPQEQWILTLITSLVGGVIFGFAAHPRKEGQVFAWQWALIFSPLWGILFIAFGIGPVVTRTSEWLPLFRNVVGFMLGALVAYLSPTFTQSSTSES
- a CDS encoding tetratricopeptide repeat protein; the encoded protein is MSTTQSFQSSHARSRYPYQQATSARSSRSVRLQDSIDPRRRLEYEAAIASCDRAIARQPDDVNAWYERGQAQANLGSYVEAIASLNKALALKPQHTAALVFRAVAFIHLSCYEEALLSCNTVLAIQPHHSEAWLFRGVALRSLHRYQAAYASYDNALGIRRPSLWQNISRILGCFASRNRQP
- a CDS encoding phosphate ABC transporter permease; translated protein: MLVPLTREKFEQLVPLVATFPQYKYHWGKLSDFLKRLLISVIGIVVVAITHSLIGEAGGVILFFLGVASSLYWLWAPILWATLRNLEARKPRHSGFWQGRVLDAYVSEELIGTEETVNKKGELVLVENRERRLNLEVGDESGFRIPVQVPLRREHKAIRPDQPVEMVVMSHLPDLSRIAKVSDIYIPSQNIWVSDYPQVQRDNFLEVSRRLRSEPKPRRPSRRRAAMDI
- the hflX gene encoding GTPase HflX, which translates into the protein METIYGNLQGLKSSQLKQLQRLYHQRLPGDRLTTSEFAQRLAAISTDLNQPVCVYINRRGQVIRVGVGTPRQTQIPPLELPRYGAERLSGIRCLATQLKIEPPNEAALTAMAIQRLDSLVVLTLSGAGFERRGGGATGYVKHAYLAHLVPDSAANWTVSSPTKLDDLADQDFLDLVENLEAEFQREYVAQQVDRDHDQVLIVGLMTDERKSQRFQDGLVELTRLIETAGGTVVETLTQKRSRPHPQTVVGEGKVQEIALAAQTVGANLIAFDRDLHPAQIRNLETQIGIRVVDRTEVILDIFAQRAQSRAGKLQVELAQLEYMLPRLIGRGQAMSRLGGGIGTRGPGETKLETERRGIQRRISRLQQEVNQLQAHRSRLRQRRQHREVPSIAIVGYTNAGKSTLLNTLTNAEVYTADQLFATLDPTTRRLIIQDVVTDEPRSILLTDTVGFIHELPPSLVDAFRATLEEVTEADALLHLVDLSHPAWQNQIRSVMKILSEMPITPGPALVAFNKIDQVDGDTLALAQEEFPQAVFLSASDRLGLETLRHRLAQLVDYAVS